In Candidatus Rokuibacteriota bacterium, one genomic interval encodes:
- a CDS encoding ABC transporter substrate-binding protein, with the protein MKLQLVPVLIALTLGLLAVPGALHSQQLERESAPLPPAVPIQDLKSLVGKWEGRVTSRGLSASEPITWTVDADGSYDLEPFGQKGRLEIREGKVRFKNLATGRTGTVTLHEGGGRRILLGVADDGLTWELTPAATKPLPTERAGPAIRIGILTMTSERERFRRVFGELGYVDGKTFAVEYRLGPPDRLPALAAELVRLNVNVLVAVGTAPAHAAKRATATIPIVFIAADPLAAGLVPSLARPGANLTGLSAASRDISAKRLQLLKEAVPVASRVGILADPTHPAAAAQLRELDAAAQVLNLQLRTFQVRAPGDVEPAFVAMEKEAVEAVVVLPHPVLLLTDSAIVRLAAKQRLPLIAELRQYAEAGGLMSYGTSYDDLFRRSARYVDRVLKGAKPADLPVEQPTKFDLVINMKTAKALGLTIPQSLLLRADQVIE; encoded by the coding sequence ATGAAGCTCCAGCTCGTCCCGGTCCTCATCGCGTTGACCCTCGGTCTTCTTGCCGTGCCCGGCGCGTTGCACTCGCAGCAGCTCGAGAGGGAAAGCGCGCCGTTGCCCCCTGCTGTGCCGATCCAGGATCTGAAGAGCCTCGTGGGGAAATGGGAGGGCAGGGTCACGAGCCGCGGCCTGTCGGCGTCCGAGCCCATCACCTGGACGGTCGATGCCGACGGATCGTACGACCTGGAACCATTCGGGCAAAAGGGGAGACTCGAGATCCGCGAAGGGAAAGTCCGGTTCAAGAACCTCGCGACCGGGCGCACCGGCACGGTGACGCTGCACGAGGGCGGCGGGCGCCGGATCCTGCTCGGTGTCGCGGACGACGGCTTGACCTGGGAGCTGACACCCGCCGCCACGAAACCACTCCCGACGGAGAGAGCAGGCCCTGCGATTCGGATCGGCATCCTGACGATGACTTCGGAGCGGGAGCGCTTCCGGCGGGTGTTCGGCGAGCTGGGGTACGTTGACGGGAAAACCTTCGCCGTCGAGTATCGCTTGGGGCCTCCCGACCGGCTCCCCGCCCTTGCCGCCGAGCTGGTCCGGCTCAACGTGAACGTCCTCGTGGCGGTGGGGACGGCACCAGCGCACGCAGCGAAGCGCGCCACGGCGACGATCCCGATCGTCTTCATCGCGGCGGATCCGCTGGCTGCGGGCCTCGTCCCGAGCCTCGCCCGCCCGGGTGCGAATCTCACAGGCCTCAGCGCCGCGTCGAGGGACATTTCGGCCAAGCGCCTGCAGCTCCTCAAGGAGGCCGTTCCCGTCGCCAGCCGCGTCGGCATCTTGGCGGACCCGACCCACCCGGCAGCCGCGGCTCAGTTGCGGGAGCTCGACGCGGCGGCCCAGGTGTTGAACCTGCAGCTCCGGACATTCCAGGTCCGCGCCCCCGGTGACGTGGAACCGGCCTTCGTCGCGATGGAGAAGGAGGCCGTCGAGGCGGTCGTCGTGCTGCCCCATCCCGTCCTGCTCTTGACTGATTCTGCTATCGTGCGACTGGCCGCGAAGCAGCGCCTGCCGTTGATCGCCGAGTTGCGGCAGTACGCGGAAGCGGGAGGGCTCATGTCCTACGGCACGAGTTATGACGACCTCTTCCGGCGCTCTGCGCGGTACGTCGATCGGGTCCTCAAGGGGGCCAAGCCGGCGGATCTGCCCGTCGAGCAGCCGACGAAGTTCGATCTGGTCATCAACATGAAGACCGCCAAGGCGCTCGGGCTGACGATCCCGCAATCGTTGCTCCTGCGCGCCGACCAGGTCATCGAGTAG